Genomic segment of Candidatus Binatia bacterium:
GTGACGACGGCAACATTGCGGACGGCGACGGTTGCAGCTCGACGTGCACGCTGGAGACGACGTGCCCCTGCTGGACGACGGCCAGTCTCGACGGGCTGTACCCGATCGGCTACTTCGACCAGGCCGGTCGTGGCGGCGTGTTTTGCTATAACGGCGGCATCTACAATCTCCAGATGGTGTCAAACGATAGCTGCAACACCGGGCCGCCCGCGAACGACGACCTGGCTCGCGCTGGATTCGGAGTGTCGAATCAGTCCTGCGTCATCCTTTCCGACCAGGATCCGTCCAACAGCGGCTTCTGTCCGGCATGGTCACAAACCGTCAACATGGGTCCCATGACCACCATCCAGAACGTTGCCTGCTACTGGACGATGAAAAAGACGGCCATCGTTCAGGCCACCTGCCCCTGACGCGTCAGCAAGGCCAAGGAGACCGGGCGCGACTCACCATCGCGTCCGGTCTCGTCAGCTCGTGAGCCAGCGTGAGAGATGCTCGTACACCTCGGAATGTCCGAGCAACTCGAGATGGTGCGCTCGATACACGATGAAGGACCGCGACGGAGCGATCCCGAGGTCGCGTTGCGGATCGGCATGAGTCCCGAGCGCACTCGCGACCGGAACCAGGCCGTCGCCGACCAATCGATCGCGCGCGTCGCCGAGACTCCCGCCAGTGGTCGCGGCAGCGGCCAGGCAATCGATCCCCTTCGGCAGCGACAGCGGAATTCTCGTGTCATGCGCTCGCGAGAAACGATCGGCGGCGTGCCAGTCCTCGTCGAGAAGATTGCCGTGTCGAAGATCGGTGATGCCGGCGCTTCGCAGTCGCGCCAGGCGCGACAGCGGCGAAGCGTAGCGAATGCTGCCGAGCACCTCGTGGAACCAGTGGCCGCCGCGCTCCAGAGGTGCGCCGTGGTGCGGCGTGCCGAGAAAGGCGATGCGGGACAGCGACGTCGTCCAGGAGTGCGATGCGAGCCCGGCGTAGTGCACGGCGCTGCGAGCGACGAGGCCGCCCATGCTGTGTCCCACCAGCATCAGCTCCAGGTTGTCGGCAGGCCACTCGCGCGCGAGCGTCTCGAGCAGGGTTGCCAGCCGGCGTCCGTTGGTCGAGATGTGAAGCCCGCTGTTGTAGCGCAGGTACAGCGCAGTAAAATCGTGGTCGCGTTCGAGGCCGACGCCGTAGTCGACCGCTCGACCCTTCCATTGAACATCCGAGCCGCACAGTCCGTGCACGAAAACGACTACGCGCGGCGACGCGCTCGGAAAAACGCGGGCGAGTGCCTTGCGGCGAAGCTCGAGAGCGCGGCCGCCGGTGCGAAGCTCCATGCCCACTGCCAGTGGGTTGCCGCTGTCGGCAAGATGATCGCCGATCACGCCGTTCAGCACCGAGAGCAGCACATCACGCTCCGGCGTCGAAGCTCTCTTTCCGAGTAGCGGCACGATCGGCGTAAGAGCCAGGTCGATCCCGCCGCCGATGCACCGTGCCACCAGGCGAACCGACGAGTAGATGAGTCCGGAGAGGCCGCCGGCGCGACCCGACAACGAAGAAGCCGGCAGAGACGGCGGCCGTGTGACCGACTCGTGCATCGCCTCGACGATGTCGGTCACTGCGCCGGTCGCATCGGTGGCCAACCGGGCGATGCCGTGAAGGTCGGCCGCGTGAAAGTGAGCGCGCTCGCGCATGATCCCCTTATCCACGCTTTCCACTGGAAGTGCGAGTGCCTGCAAACGCAGCGAGCCTGGCCGAGTGTGGAGCGGGTTCCCGTACGATTCCAACGCCGCAACTACCGCGCGTTTACCTCGATTGCCGCGGGCGCATCCAACTTGAATAACGGGTCACCGGCCCAAGCGGTTGGTTTTGATGCCCATCGAGGAGTATTCCGCGATTCGCATCGCCAACTGGCTGTCGGGTGTTTTCGCATCCACCGGAAAATTCGCATGCCGCTCACAGAACCGGGTGCCGGACTAACGGACGCAGAGGCGCGTCGGCGCCTCGCCGAGCACGGCCCGAACGAGCTCCCGCGCGCCGACAAGCACGGACTCGGCGCAGTCGTGCGCGAAGTGATCAGCGAGCCGATGTTCCTGCTGCTGATCGCGGGCGGCGCCATCTATTTCGTCCTCGGCGACATCCGTGAGGCACTGATCCTGCTCGGGTCGGTGATCGTCGTCATGACGATCACGATTTACCAGGAGCGAAAAGCCGAACGGGCGCTCGAAGCGTTGCGCGACCTTTCCAGCCCGCGCGCGTTGGTGATTCGCGACGGTCGCCAGCAGCGCATTGCCGGGCGCGACGTTGTGCCGGGCGATCTGCTCGTGCTCGGCGAAGGCGATCGTGTTCCGGCCGACGGCATCCTGCTCGACTGCAATCACGTTACCGTCGATGAATCGCTGCTGACCGGCGAGTCGCTGCCGGTTTTGAAGCGCGCGGCGGACACGGAGATTGCCGAGATGCTGGTCCCGGGCGGAGACGGATCATCGTTCGTCTACTCCGGCTCGCTGATCGTCCAGGGCCAGGGAATCGCGCGAGTGCTCGCAACCGGCGCCGGCACGCAGATCGGCGGCATCGGAAAGGCGTTGCAGCAGCTGGATATCGAGAATACGCCGCTGCAGCGTCAGATGGCTCGCGTTGTGCGCGTGTTCGCCGCGATCGGCA
This window contains:
- a CDS encoding alpha/beta hydrolase; protein product: MRERAHFHAADLHGIARLATDATGAVTDIVEAMHESVTRPPSLPASSLSGRAGGLSGLIYSSVRLVARCIGGGIDLALTPIVPLLGKRASTPERDVLLSVLNGVIGDHLADSGNPLAVGMELRTGGRALELRRKALARVFPSASPRVVVFVHGLCGSDVQWKGRAVDYGVGLERDHDFTALYLRYNSGLHISTNGRRLATLLETLAREWPADNLELMLVGHSMGGLVARSAVHYAGLASHSWTTSLSRIAFLGTPHHGAPLERGGHWFHEVLGSIRYASPLSRLARLRSAGITDLRHGNLLDEDWHAADRFSRAHDTRIPLSLPKGIDCLAAAATTGGSLGDARDRLVGDGLVPVASALGTHADPQRDLGIAPSRSFIVYRAHHLELLGHSEVYEHLSRWLTS